A part of Dermacentor variabilis isolate Ectoservices chromosome 10, ASM5094787v1, whole genome shotgun sequence genomic DNA contains:
- the LOC142559704 gene encoding uncharacterized protein LOC142559704 codes for MTVTAARLPLLLALAAAAAAATQPPPLQLPDVKFSCQGRATGYYADIDLRCSVFHYCGAQGDRYSFVCPPKSTFNQRLLMCDYEPGALELCPRSESLYNISTTTPRLRKPVTRPPTTTTTPAPSSTPSPTPVAVFGKPRSTTTVPPSDEDEDWLDDEGVRNETQWSSNETQWPSNEAQWSSNETRWSQPVQHHEDGGWQPSEQLFDRDALFDNLRSHESAVTYEEPRSGDSGANSFVVYDPSELGRPFYYQPEPASYEPPRPPWQPMAEVLLGRPTGNYYKTPSGYFEYRHRSSRRRARSVRGKRQLLLSRFFKRQPLRLPPPREEESGWLPSVHFPLRGFFPPDPPAWPSLRLPPAKGAAPPPTPFQAEHRPNAHVFGRPLLHPDRFLPPRPQLPPFSPDLRPWSQLGVSYLPETMFVPHHVIPSRTAPPTMVAHRQTAPPPMVAHRQTAPPPMVVSRQTAPPPMVVSRQTAPPPMLVPRHTAPYPLLPPRLTTPPPMVPLRQAASRLPIKRPPPRKKPSRRRRPTPPPRTTTRSPPAKDNRTYSWYGGWTTIAPPRSVPEKPTLASPTPPRSTQLWFLSSKPPNSSSPKSTQTATFKLSATTPFSWERLRTSTSTTTPRPATIVRVFSNKIGSSVMATAGTPRTTTTSKPPTTAADVKDNVIGNGRDRGFPFEFFTDVNKLLARTTPQPQPVYKPQASRQPVTEVVTAISFSESAPAA; via the coding sequence ATGACGGTCACCGCCGCGCGTCTGCCGCTGCTCCTGGcgctggccgccgccgccgccgccgctacacAGCCGCCGCCGCTTCAGCTGCCCGATGTCAAGTTCAGCTGTCAAGGCCGAGCGACCGGTTACTATGCCGACATTGACCTGCGCTGCAGCGTCTTCCACTACTGCGGCGCGCAGGGCGACCGGTATTCTTTCGTGTGCCCGCCAAAGTCCACCTTCAATCAGCGGCTCCTCATGTGCGACTACGAACCTGGTGCATTGGAATTGTGTCCCCGTTCGGAGAGCCTTTACAACATTAGCACGACTACGCCGCGCCTGCGTAAGCCGGTGACCAGGCCgcccacgacgacgacgactccgGCGCCCAGCAGCACGCCGTCGCCCACGCCAGTGGCTGTATTCGGCAAGCCGCGCAGCACCACTACCGTGCCACCGAGCGACGAAGACGAAGACTGGCTGGACGATGAAGGCGTCAGGAATGAAACGCAGTGGTCCAGCAACGAGACGCAGTGGCCCAGCAACGAGGCGCAGTGGTCCAGCAACGAGACGCGTTGGTCTCAGCCGGTACAGCACCACGAAGACGGCGGCTGGCAACCATCGGAGCAACTTTTCGATCGCGACGCGCTTTTCGATAATCTGCGCTCGCACGAGAGCGCAGTCACCTACGAGGAACCTCGCAGCGGCGATTCTGGGGCCAATTCTTTTGTGGTGTACGACCCGAGCGAGCTGGGTCGCCCTTTTTATTACCAGCCGGAGCCGGCCAGCTACGAGCCACCGAGGCCCCCGTGGCAGCCGATGGCTGAAGTGCTTCTGGGACGACCAACGGGTAACTACTACAAGACGCCCTCAGGATACTTTGAGTACCGCCACAGGTCGTCTCGTAGAAGGGCTCGCTCAGTGCGCGGAAAGCGCCAGCTGCTGCTGTCGCGGTTCTTTAAGCGGCAGCCGCTGCGCCTCCCGCCTCCCAGGGAAGAAGAAAGTGGCTGGCTGCCCAGCGTTCACTTCCCGCTCAGGGGTTTCTTTCCGCCCGATCCACCCGCGTGGCCTTCACTACGATTGCCCCCGGCCAAAGGCGCAGCGCCACCACCGACTCCCTTCCAGGCTGAACACAGGCCAAACGCGCACGTGTTTGGCCGGCCCTTGCTACATCCAGATCGTTTCCTACCGCCACGGCCACAACTGCCTCCGTTCTCCCCTGATCTGCGACCGTGGTCTCAGCTGGGCGTCTCGTACCTGCCGGAGACCATGTTTGTGCCACATCATGTGATACCCAGCCGGACGGCGCCACCTACGATGGTGGCGCACCGCCAGACGGCGCCACCTCCGATGGTGGCACACCGCCAGACGGCGCCACCTCCGATGGTGGTATCCCGACAGACGGCGCCGCCTCCGATGGTGGTATCCCGACAGACGGCGCCGCCCCCGATGTTGGTACCCCGGCACACGGCACCATATCCGCTGCTGCCACCACGGCTGACGACGCCACCTCCCATGGTGCCACTCAGACAGGCTGCCTCACGGTTGCCCATAAAGCGCCCGCCGCCTAGAAAAAAGCCCAGTCGCAGACGCCGTCCCACGCCCCCGCCGCGTACCACTACCAGGTCACCACCCGCTAAGGACAACCGCACGTACAGTTGGTACGGCGGGTGGACCACCATTGCGCCTCCCAGGTCCGTACCAGAGAAACCTACGTTGGCCAGTCCCACACCGCCAAGATCCACGCAGCTGTGGTTTCTGTCCAGCAAGCCGCCAAACTCATCTTCCCCTAAATCGACTCAAACAGCGACGTTCAAGCTCAGTGCGACAACACCCTTCAGTTGGGAGCGGCTGCGCACGTCAACGTCAACCACAACGCCTCGACCCGCGACCATAGTGCGCGTCTTTAGCAACAAAATCGGTTCATCGGTCATGGCTACGGCAGGTACACCGCGCACCACGACGACATCGAAGCCTCCGACCACAGCCGCAGACGTCAAGGACAACGTCATTGGCAACGGCCGAGACCGGGGATTTCCCTTCGAGTTTTTCACGGATGTCAACAAGTTGTTGGCGCGAACCACGCCGCAACCGCAGCCCGTGTACAAGCCGCAAGCTAGCCGCCAACCCGTCACCGAAGTGGTGACGGCAATCTCCTTCAGTGAGTCCGCCCCGGCGGCGTGA